The sequence AGACACCAGCTACCACCGATGTTAGATCTACTTCCCTAACCTGTAAGCTAATTCGATTCTCGTTGAGTTTTTTGATATCCAAGAGATCATTCAGAATCATCGACATACGCCGCCCGACTGTCATGACAATCTGTAAGTTTTTCTTACTTTCTTCAGTCAGATGATCCTTCTCACTATCATAAATAGTTTGGGAAATATTCATAATTCCATGAAGCGGATTTCTTAATTCATGCGATGTATTGGCAAGAAAATCATCCTTTTGTTGGATCTCTTTTTGCAATTTCACAGTCAATTCCTTACTTTCATCCGTCACTTGGAAAAAGCGTTTGAACCAAAATATCGCGAAAAAAATTACACCAATGATGATGTCAAACGGATAGTAAGGAAATGAAGCGTATAATCTACTTTTAGCAGATCCCCATATAGCACTGGAAGCAATACTGGTAGTAGCAAGAAGTAAATAGATGACTTCGGGCTTCCCCACCATCGTTACTAGTCTCAGTGTCAACAGAGGAATCAATACCGGGATAGTGAGCATAATAACTGAAAAAAGCGGAGCAATGATTATCTTAACATCAAGCAGGACGCATACAATGTACAACGAATAAAAAGTAGTTAGTAGCTTGAATAGTAAATCTATCCCCTTTTTATGTATTGAACTTCTAAGTATAATCGGTTTACAAAATTGCATCATAAAAAACGCACTACTCGCATACGACAAGTGAAGTAGTTTTTTCCAAATCGTCCAATCAATAGATGGTAGTAAGTAAAGTAATAGTTTATCGTCATCTACAAGAACGGAAACAGTTGCAGAAATAAATGCAATAGAGAGATAAATCAACTCTCTCTTTCTACCAAATAATAAAAAGATGGCGAATGCATAAATACCATGCAGCAATAGGATCGTCGCTACCATGAATTGCATCATAAATGAGAGGTGCTGATCTTTTTGCGTCGCAGTGGATGTCCCAAATATAATCGATTTCACAATTCCACCTGAACGGCTAGATTCATAATTTGAAACTTGAATCATCAGGTCAATTTCTTTTAGCTGTCCATCCATTGTTACTTCAAATGGACGATAATCTGGGATAGACGCTTCCTCGGTTTCAGCCACCTGCCCCATACTAGCGATGTGTTCACCATTTATAAAAATAGTCGCACTCGACCTTATTTCTTTAAAGTTTAAGGTATACTGTTTAGCGTGTTCATCCAATAAAATACGAAGTCGATACGTTCCATATCCGTACGACGAATTTTCATCATGGGATACGCTTTTCCGCCAGTCTCCAGGAACGGTTATTTCAAATGGCTCTAGGCCTGATTGTTGAGCATCCATTTTTTGCGGGTCCACTAATTGCTCACGATAAAAGAGCCATTCCCCATTTAGCGTGATGCTTTTATCATCCTGTAATTCCGTCCCCCTGAGATCTAAAATCCCCTTTTCTGCCAAAGGATAATCTACTGTAAGATTTTGATTGATCCAGAGCAAACGAAAACTGAGCAGCAGACAGGCAAACATCACGACAATGACAATCGTTTTTTTCTTACTCATACCCGTTGACTCCGCCCTTGGCGAAAGCAGGCACTTGCTTGTTGCATACTTCTTTCCCCCTCCAGCGAATATTCAGCTACTTATCATATTTTTCTCTTCATTCGATTGTACGCTTCGCTGAATAGGTTGTACATATCTGATCCGTACTATGATTGGGATACATACTCATTCCTACGCTAATACTCACATAAATCTGATGATTCAGACATGATATTCTTGTTAAATAGATCCAAGATCGATTGGACATTCACTTTAATGTCACCAATACCATACTAAATGGCTCTTACAACTTTCTTAAAATCCTCCTAGATTGGGCAAAAACAAAACCAGTCGGCAAATGGCTGACTGATTTTAATTCTTACATTTCTC comes from Sporosarcina sp. FSL K6-3457 and encodes:
- a CDS encoding hybrid sensor histidine kinase/response regulator, encoding MSKKKTIVIVVMFACLLLSFRLLWINQNLTVDYPLAEKGILDLRGTELQDDKSITLNGEWLFYREQLVDPQKMDAQQSGLEPFEITVPGDWRKSVSHDENSSYGYGTYRLRILLDEHAKQYTLNFKEIRSSATIFINGEHIASMGQVAETEEASIPDYRPFEVTMDGQLKEIDLMIQVSNYESSRSGGIVKSIIFGTSTATQKDQHLSFMMQFMVATILLLHGIYAFAIFLLFGRKRELIYLSIAFISATVSVLVDDDKLLLYLLPSIDWTIWKKLLHLSYASSAFFMMQFCKPIILRSSIHKKGIDLLFKLLTTFYSLYIVCVLLDVKIIIAPLFSVIMLTIPVLIPLLTLRLVTMVGKPEVIYLLLATTSIASSAIWGSAKSRLYASFPYYPFDIIIGVIFFAIFWFKRFFQVTDESKELTVKLQKEIQQKDDFLANTSHELRNPLHGIMNISQTIYDSEKDHLTEESKKNLQIVMTVGRRMSMILNDLLDIKKLNENRISLQVREVDLTSVVAGVFDTLRFMREGKCITFVQKIPEMFPKVVADENRLFQILFNLVHNAVKYTAEGEIIVSAEVRNGQALIYVQDQGIGMDEETVKHIFQPYERADSEMTAIAGGIGLGLSICMQLVQLHGGSLSVTSIVGKGSTFTFTLPIAERQLALGASRPEAVKNVELVHVKSNSKVYVNKGQPRLLVVDDDPLNLSIVEQILSAEQYDVVTCTSGKEALVLLDKERWDLVISDVMMPHMSGYELTRKIRERFTLSELPILLLTARSQLEDIQTGFMSGANDYVTKPVEKLELITRVRALTDLKASIHERVRMEAAWLQAQIRPHFLFNTLNTIAALSELDTSKVTKMLDEFGNYLQASFTTRNLDPLVSLAKELELVRSYVFIEQQRFGDRLHVEWEIGEMPNVEVPPLTIQTLVENAINHGVLKRRDGGTVRLQLFEWQEYVDISIMDNGVGISEERLKRLLTNETEGQRGIGLLNTDKRLKQQFGRGLAIISKLDEGTTVTFRVPKVE